The nucleotide window TGGCCGTGGCCCACGACGTCGAAGAGTTCGGCGGGATTGAGCCCGACCGGATCCGGGTCGTCTACAACGGCGTCTCGCCGGGTTGGGGAGCCCCGAATTCCGGCCCCGAGGTGGACGCGTTCCTGCGGCGCCTGCGACTCGAGCCCCCCTACGTTCTGAATGTGACCAATGGGCTGCCTCATAAGGGCCTGCGAACCCTGCTCGCGGCGTTTCGGGACCTGCTCCCGGAGGCGGTCCGGGCCGATCCGCGGGGACTGCGGCTCGTCCTGGCTGGGCAGGGCTCCGATCGCCCCGAAGTACGGGAGGAAATCGCGGAGTGCGGGCTCCCGCCCGACACGGTCCTGCCCCTCGGCGGCCTGTCCGAACGAGAGATGCGCTTGGCCTATGCTTCCGCCACGGCAGTCGTTGTGGCCTCGGAACATGAGGGGTTTGGCCTCCCGGCCCTGGAGGGCATGGCCGCCGGCGTGCCGGTGGTTGCCTCGGATGCCGGGGGACTCCCCGAGGTGGTCGGCGACGCCGGCCTCCTGTTTCCCTCAGGATCGGTTGCCCACCTGCGAGAGGCGCTCTATACAGTAGCCTTCGAGCTCCAGGGGGATGAGCGCGAAGAGCTGGTGCAATGTGGATGGGACCAAGCCGACCGATTCACATGGGAAGGCACCGCCCGAGCAACGCTGGCCGCCTATGAGCGCGCACTCGCGAGCGTGACGTGAACCAGACACGGTGGCAACAGGGAGCCCGCGGCATCCGCCGCGCGATCGGGCCTCGGGGACGGTTCTGCCCGTGCTGAAAGAGCGTCGACAGCTGTTCAGCGGGCTCTTCGTGGGTGCTGATCTGCTCATGATCGGTCTCTCCTTCGTGGTCGCTTACGCCCTGCGCTTCTACGTCCCGCTCGTGCCGGTGACCAAGGGAGTTCCGCCCGCCGAGAACTACCTCGCCTTGTTGCCTGTCGTCTTCGCGATCTGGGGGCTCGTCTTCCAGGCGCACGGTCTCTACGACCCAATGCGCGGAGCGAGCGAATCGTCTGAGCGTCGTCTGATCATCCGGGCGTCGTCTCTTGCAATGTTGATCTTCACCGCGGTGAGTTTCCTCGGGATCGAGAAGGCTTTCTCGCTCTCGAGGCTAACGCTGCTGTTTTTCTACGTCTTGGTGACCGGAGCGGTCGTGCTCGAGCGTGCAGCCCTGCGCGAAGTTCTGCGGGAGGCGCGCCGGTGTGGATACAACCTGCGCCACGTCCTGATCGTGGGGGACGGCGAGTTGGGCCGCGCCGTCCAGGAGCGGATGGTCCGTCATCCGGAGTTCGGGCTCAAGGTAAGGGGGTTCCTGGCCGAAGATCATCTGAGGGTCGGTGGGTTCGTGGGCTCGACCCCGATCTGCGGACAATGGGACGAGTTGGAGGAGATCGTAGAGCGAGACGACATCGATCAGGTGGTGTTTGCGATCCCGTTCGAGTCCCTGCCGGAGTTGGGCGGACTGATCAAGAAACTCGACGAGGCCGCCGTGGACGTCAAGGTGGTTCCGGACGTCGATCGCTTCGTGAGCTTGCGGAGCGGCATCGAGGAGTTCGGTGGTCTTCCGCTGATCTCGTTGCGTGCGACGCCGCTCATGGGTTGGAGTCGGGTGGCGAAGAGAGCGATGGACTTCTGCCTCGCGGTGATGGTGTTGGTTCTCTTATCGCCGTTCCTCCTTCTGATCGCGGCGGCCGTGAGGCTGTCGACGCCCGGCCCGGCCTTGTTCGCGCAGGATCGGATGGGTTTGGACGGACGCGTCTTCCGGGTTTGGAAGTTCCGCACGATGGGGGTG belongs to Candidatus Binatia bacterium and includes:
- a CDS encoding glycosyltransferase family 1 protein, giving the protein MLHNGGIGRYIGELLEAYPGLVRNEEIVVFAHPRDHVEVRRRAPGIEIVPVTAPIYSLREHVEVAWQVRRAELDLLHVPHYVPPLGVNCAMVVTIHDLIHMQFPRSRIHSFYCRRMMAEVRRRVALVLTPSLAVAHDVEEFGGIEPDRIRVVYNGVSPGWGAPNSGPEVDAFLRRLRLEPPYVLNVTNGLPHKGLRTLLAAFRDLLPEAVRADPRGLRLVLAGQGSDRPEVREEIAECGLPPDTVLPLGGLSEREMRLAYASATAVVVASEHEGFGLPALEGMAAGVPVVASDAGGLPEVVGDAGLLFPSGSVAHLREALYTVAFELQGDEREELVQCGWDQADRFTWEGTARATLAAYERALASVT
- a CDS encoding undecaprenyl-phosphate glucose phosphotransferase — its product is MLKERRQLFSGLFVGADLLMIGLSFVVAYALRFYVPLVPVTKGVPPAENYLALLPVVFAIWGLVFQAHGLYDPMRGASESSERRLIIRASSLAMLIFTAVSFLGIEKAFSLSRLTLLFFYVLVTGAVVLERAALREVLREARRCGYNLRHVLIVGDGELGRAVQERMVRHPEFGLKVRGFLAEDHLRVGGFVGSTPICGQWDELEEIVERDDIDQVVFAIPFESLPELGGLIKKLDEAAVDVKVVPDVDRFVSLRSGIEEFGGLPLISLRATPLMGWSRVAKRAMDFCLAVMVLVLLSPFLLLIAAAVRLSTPGPALFAQDRMGLDGRVFRVWKFRTMGVDAEADTGPVWATENDPRRTTVGRVLRRFSLDELPQLLNVLRGEMSLVGPRPERPVFIEDFRSRVPKYMLRHMVQAGMTGWAQVNGWRGNTSIEQRIEHDLYYIENWSLRLDLKILVLTFVRGFAGKNAY